TGACTCCACCTAACAGATGAGTATTGCAGAGAGTACAaagcaacacttttttttttttttttaggaaagcAGTTCTCAAGAAGGAACAATTGAGCTTTTATCTGTTAatgttaaattgaaaaaaatatattgaatTTGGAATAACTATGAATGTTTTAAATAGGATAATGTTGagcaaaataactcaaattatgttgctaaaaaaacagagaaaaaagtggTTGATTGTCTGGTTCTACAAGCAATGTGAGGGTTTTTACTATGTTTAATCCAACAAGATAGTGTGGTATAAGCTCTAAAGACAAAGCCGTGGATTAATCCTGACACttacaacacacaaacacagaaaacacaagttaaaaaCAATCATATTTGCTATGACATCTTGTTGACCACATTATATGTTAATCATGATAAAGAAAATGGACCAAAACTCCCCTTCCTTTGTGAAATACTGCACCAAAATTACTATCGCATTTATGGGTCAGAGTTGCGCTACTTTGAGGGGAAGTTGCAACATTTTACTATGCTTCATTTTaacatcagtgtttaacatggcTGTAAAATACAGCATGTCCTGATGTACAAATACCTACTCCTCTAATGCAGTGAAACAGATTTGTCTGACAGGGATGAATCAGTGTTCCTGCTGTATAAAAACTGCATCAGTGAAGTTGCcatgttattttttcaatgtTGTTGCTTCTGCAGCACCCTTTATGGTACAGTCATAGACAGAAAATACTTAACACGCAGGAACATCCTGTATCACTTGCCAATCACGGGATAATGAGTGCATGTTGGTCGTAAAAGCGATGTCTCACCTCCATAAGAACCTGCCGACATGCTCCACACGGCCCAACAAAGCGGTCTTTGATGTCACTACAAATATAAACAGAAGATACTGATACATATCAGTATGTACTTTGTTTCTCCTTAACTGTGTTATTCTGACAGTCTCACCATGTTACAGCGATGGCGGTGAACTGTCTGTGTCCTTCTACCACGGCTCTCTGGATGGCTGTACGCTCAGCACACACCGTCAGGCCGTAGGAGGCGTTTTCCACATTacagcctgaaaacacacaaatacaaagaCTATGCGGTACTTAAAACTGTTGAGAAAGGACTGTTAAAGCCTTTGACATCATGTACAGTGCATCTTCATCTTTAGCTATGCATTCATGAAAAACTTCATGGCTCTTATTTCATAAAGTTTATTACTGTTGCCTTAAGTTTTAAAGCTTCCTGATTCACCACAGTgttataaaaacatattttgctGATGTGTTTGAGTAATGTGTACATAGCATTTTTACAGCTGTAGAGGGCTGGCTCTATTTTATGcactttctttattttatgtgtCTGTATTATGATACAACGTGATTTGCCACGGACCattagataagataagatgagataagaggcagaatgaaaagaaaagacattATATGTATATGAAACTGTAAAATGAAGAATGACAAACACCGTGGGAGCTGACCTTTAGCAAAATGAAGCATAAAAACCCACAATAAACTATAGCAGGCTTTATACACACACGTTACATAATTACTATAACGTGAATTGTTAAAAAGTTATGAGAGAGTTGCTATTTTAAACTCTCATGTCTCGTGTCTCTGTAGAGTGCAGTATAAGCAGTACAGTTACTATTTCACACCTGAAACTCATGCTTATGAACGACAGGTCAGTGTAGTCTGAAAGAAtttactgcagaaaaaaaccccaaatccagaattcaaTTAATCTTTAATCAACTATTGCACAAAATAACGTTTAAGGAGTTTTTTTGAGAGCAAAACACTTTAATATGTAATGATAACTATTTTGGAGAAGGGCCTGTGAGTTAAGAATGACATATTTTACTGGTGTTTAGGTCTTACTGTAAAACACCTTTATGAAACAAAATGGGAGTTTTTTTCTGGATAAAACATTTtggcagtttaaaaaaattgtatcTGTATGATAACTGTTGACATCtttaattataatgataattataAAAAACAGGCCAAATGCGCTTAAGTCAaaagtatggaagcccattaaggccacttaaaaaagaaaaaaacaatacaaatatttggtaattcttttttaagaaaacaaagttaatcttaaattcaaattataagataaatgtcataataatgagattaaaaagttacaattatgagaaaaaatacaaaattacaagATATTaggtcataattttgagataagtccaaattataagataaaaaatataCACTTGTGACTTATTTCATCATTATGActaacttatcatgttgactgTTTATACCATAATCATAAATTTTTGtctaataattatgacttactATTTCCTAATTTATCCTTTTACCTCATTatgatttctttgtttctcataaTTGACTCCCTATATCATAAATACAACATTTTGTTTCATAGATATGCCTTACtttctcatagttttgacttaTTGTACAATAATTATTACTGTTCATCTTATAAATATTAGTACTTGCTCATAAATAAGATTTCATATTTAATCATtacgactttttatctcatgaagAGTTCTTACGTAATAATTTAGACTTTAGATTCTTCtttgtcaaaataataataacaacaccaacaacaatataaatatatgacaataataataattttcatATAATTTACagagtgtttcttttttaaatgacgGAAATGGGCTTCCAGACAAAGCTGTAATATTTCGACGTTAAGTCGTATTAAATTCAAGTGGAGAGTTACGTAGGTTGACGTAGATGTCAGCTGCTGTGTTGTTACCTGTAATTATGGCGCCATCTGCTGTCAAAATGGCGGCACCGACCGGGAACCTGCTGTAGGGACAGTATGCCATGTCCCGGGCCTGTAGGCATTTAGACACGAGCTGTTGAACTTTATctttaaatgacagaaacaaaaacaacattagcTAACATTTAGGTTAATgcttaaaagtaaaatgtttacAGACATGAAACTTTTACAGACAGGTTAGAGTGGAGGACTTGCCTGCCATCGTAGAGGGAGAGGGTCGCCGCGTTCAGTGGTCACCTTTTGGACTCTGTCACACAAGACCATCCCATGCGCGAGGACAGTGGGGTCAGCTCTGTTTACCTTTACGTTATTGGCTGGTTGACGGAGCGTCATAGACCAGTCTCAGACTGGACTATCAATGGTGAGAAGATGAAGGTTTAGCCTAATTTATTCAGTCACTCACGAGGAGGAAGAAGGCCTTAAATTAACGGTTACGGTGGCTAACGGCACACTGATGACGCCATATTTCTGACAAAACCTCGAAAACTTAAATATTAGatcagattatttttccttcagacatttcatttaaaaaaaaactaacaaggaagaaaagaatgatacaataaaaaatgtatatataccTAGACTAAGTAAGGCTACAGTACATGTTTAAAAGGGGGTAGgatgaaattatttaaaacatatttaaaacataaatattcaccaaaTAGCAGTCAGTAGTGTCAATATAAGAGAAAATAAGTGCATATAGTGATATAATAAGCACAATTTCAGTTAATCCTCCTCTACTGAATGAAAATCTTATTATTGTACTATTTATTGACCAGAAATATACTAAGGTGGCCTTTTTGTGATTCTATCTGAaacaaaatttactttaaaaataatataacaTGACAAAATAGAATTATAATATGGTAGCCTGTGCCACTAAAGTCGGCATGATACCAGAATGTTAACTTCAGTATGATTCtagttaaaataataacatcTGATTTATTATCATTGCAATAAAAATGGAGCTCCTCAGAAAACAATTTTGGACAATTTCTAGTTCTTAGATATTAAAACTAGCATATTGTGCAAATGCAGTGGTAGTGTTTCAGTACAAGATGTGCAATTATGTCaatttgtcttattttcttACATGTGGTGTCATCATTACATCATATAAGAAGCCATAAGCCTTTCTTTGCacatacaacaaacaaacacttcCTCCCATGCTTCATACATTATTGtaaaagtttctgtttgttggtgCAGGATTCATCATCACACTACACAGCAGACCTTTGCAGATTTTGGCGAGGATGACCCAGATCAAAAATGTCTCCCACAGTGCAATCCAGAAAGCGAATGTGTAAAGACTCTTGTTACAGTACAAACCATCAGCAGCTGCAGGATTGTAGTCAGGCTGATAGACTGAGAGGATCCACACGTCACCTGGAAGGTAAGAAgtgcacagagagaaaaaaacaaggactttattggtatttttttttatatgagattttaaaaaaaatagcattcTTGACCTGTTAGCTCTCACCTGCCAGGACCCATGTGATTCGAAAGAAGACTACTAAAGACTGCAGGCAGGCTTTGGCACCCCTGGGCTGCTCCTGTGGATGAGCTGCATCGCTCTCACATGAGAAAGTCAAGAATGGGATCAACAGCAGCTGAGTCAAAGCTAATCCTAACAGGTAGTTGGGGATGTAAGGCTGCTGAGGGcactctttaaaatatgcaacaCCTGTGGGTGTAGATAATGATTGGGAGTCAATATAAAAACCTCCAGGCGGTTTATATGTTGGAAAAAGATGTTATACCGACCGAAGACGGCTTCTGCCAAAGTTAACACAATCCATCCTAATGTTTCTGCAGCTGGAaggttgagaaaaaaaaaaactttacaaaaacaacccattttaattcctgtaagatgtttttatttgggGTTTCAAATGATTTTCAAACATCTTTGAAATCCTTCTAAACGCGTATAGTATACTTACAGGACAACTTTGGGGGTCTGGCTGGGGGGTCCAGCTGGAATCTCCATACAGTAGCCACAGTTACTGTCACGGGACGGCCTGTAGAAGGGGCTAAAGAGCAAACATGTACACTGGAATGATGAAGTTGCGTTTTGCATCCTGATTTTTGACTCATAGACACACCAAAGGCCTAAATTAATGGCCACTGAAAGTCAATTAAGAGTTGAGAATTTTaacaataaagacaaacaacacaaaaatgagtACACAGTGGAAAAGaagaaatccataaaataacacCAGAGCTTGTTGGGTTTGGTTTcacttttaaagatgaaatgttACATGACtggagctgttttcacacatgcaccgAGGAAAATTTCTTGCAATCAGGGTGGCCCTCCTGTAATCTGCCACTCTTATTTTCACATGGATAAGGGGTctcaaaaggcaaaaaaaatgctgtgagaAAGACGCTCTGGAAAACCAAGATAGTGCAAGAGTCTAACAGATTTTTGCCCTTGTATCAATGCCCGTTGTGTTCACAGTATCAGCAAATGAGTGGAAAAGCGCAAGGAACTTGAAGGAAACAGTTACATTTCAAGCATAAAGACTGTACCAGACTCACATTAGGAAATTCTACTATCATGCTGACCTCGAGCATCAGCTTGCGCCAGCATTTCTGACTATTTCCCTATAAATATATGAAAACTTTTGGTgcttaaagtttatcaaacagaTGAATTAATCTCCTAAGACCTCAAGTAAGCCCATCAGACCATTACATAAACTTTTCCTTTCAACCACAAACGGCAGTATTTCAGATCAAGGGTACCGTAAGAGCAGACAGGCTGCACAGATAAAATCTACTCTGACTGGATAAGATTTTATGCAagtaaaagaacatcatacttGCCTGCCATTGCAGCTGAAGCTTCCTCTCCCTGATTGTTCTTTATCTGAGGGCAAAACtaaagtctgaaacatttacaGGGACAGCTGGGGATTTCTACCAGGTGATGTTTGAAGATCAGGTGAATCCTGAACAGGACCGGCCTGTTGTGTCGCCACGTAACGTTCATTCATttcaaactaaacaaacaaagtgaaagtaaaactATTTGTGTAAGggtatgttttgctgcttttacaaGCTCACCAGTTgggtgatttttgttttttaccaccCTCTGGGGGCTCACTTTTTTCTAGACGAAGCTAAAACTTAGCTGGAggttaagtgtgttttaatgtgtgtaTTTAAAGAATTGTTTTCATCTTGATTGTCCCTACTGCCATTTGCTTGTTTCCTGACTAGTTCTTCAAATTGTTGTATGACTATCCTTTGTACCATTTCTCTATTCTTATGTCtataattttgtatttattgatGGCCCGATGCAGGGGTGCCGCAAAGATAAATGGGCCCTGTGAAAGATCTCTTCAGGCATCACAGCCCAAATCAACCCTTCACGATAACAGTAACCACAGCTGTATTATGCTAGTTgttttatacatacatacagcTTAATGCTACAATAAAATGTTGAGATAAACACAAGCAAGAAAGAAACTCTGCCTAACTAATCCTGAAAAGTTACCAGAACActctctgctctcttttctAACTTGTTATTAAAGCTGAGTCCAAAAAATACCTGAAAGATGTGGAAAGAAATTGAGAgatttacaaccccaattccaaaaaagttgagattctgagtaaataaaacaaagtgcaATGATTTACAGATCCCTCATATTTTATTAgtaaaataacataaacaacatatcagatgttaaaactgagacattttacaatttcataaGAAAtactagctcattttgaattcgATGGAAGCAGtgtatctcaaaaaagttgggacagggcaacacAAGGCTTGAAATTCAGTGGTACTTATGCACaacagctgaaggagcattttacaactcATTAGGTTAaatggcaacaggtcagtaacatgaatgggtctaaaaggagcatttaagagaggcagagtctctaaGAAGTAAAGCAGAGGGTCACCAGTCTGGGAAAGACTgtataaaaatggtgaaacaatTTTAGGAAAGTATTGCTTAAAGTATAAGTTCAAAAACTTTGACTATCCAACCGTGTAAAGCACATAGCATCATAAAAAgtttcagagaatctggagaaatcatcgtctgtaaACACAGTTTGctatgccatccacaaatgtaagttaaaacTGTGTCATGCAAAGCTCActttaaatggactgaggcaaaatggaaaactgttctgtggtcacatgaatcaaaattcaGGCAAAatcaggcatgattctgtactggaaatcactgcatgggctcagaaaaACTTCTAgacatcactgtaaacacagTTCACCATGCCATAGACGAATGAAAATTAAAGCTGTACCATGAAAAAATAAGCCATACGTGAACATGATCCAGGAACGCTGTCTtactctggaccaaagctcatttaaaatgaactgaggcaCACATATGATGCCCATATTTAGCTTTTACATTGTGCAGGTAAAATCAAAAGTAGCATAGTTGAATTAAAAATTGACTATATTTAAGTCATGTGTTTGAGCACATTATTAAATAACATCATGGTGCTTAATGGGTAAACATGAagtaaaatctgattaaaatgaATACATTATAAGACTAGTGATAATTGcagatttctttattttatcatCTCATAACAGATCCTAAATAAGTTAAGGAGGACTCTGGAGTGATCTTAGATGTCTTTAGTAAATGAAAAACCACAAATTTCCTCTTAAGAACAGTGGGTAAACAAGGCCAACTGCCAGCTGTAGCCACAGGAAAAATGCCCCACTTTCACAAACATGAAAACCCAAACTTTTATCCTCAAgatgcagaaatacagaaaatctCAAACCTTTAACCATCATGCTTCATACATTATCATAAAGTTCTGTGTTTGGTGGTGTAAGACACATGATTAAGCAACAAACCAAGCTCTTACAGAGAAAGACCAAGAGCTTAAACGTCTCACACACTGCAATCCAGAAAGTGAGCCAGTCCTAACAGGTATTTAGGGATGTAAGGCTGCTGAGGGCACTCTTCAAAATATGCAACACCTGTGGATGTAGATATTGACAATAAAcatataatcaataaa
This genomic stretch from Cheilinus undulatus linkage group 22, ASM1832078v1, whole genome shotgun sequence harbors:
- the zgc:103586 gene encoding zgc:103586, with the protein product MADKVQQLVSKCLQARDMAYCPYSRFPVGAAILTADGAIITGCNVENASYGLTVCAERTAIQRAVVEGHRQFTAIAVTCDIKDRFVGPCGACRQVLMEFGSDWIVYLTKPDGSYKETSLRELLPLAFSPEHLATN